A stretch of Syntrophaceae bacterium DNA encodes these proteins:
- the gcvH gene encoding glycine cleavage system protein GcvH, whose protein sequence is MKVFPDDFYYSREHLWVRIEGDLATIGITDYAQERLGEVHAIELPDPEDEVERDEPFGSIEAVKGVVELISPVTGDVVHVNEDLTDDIGIINSDAHDTGWMIVVAMKDLDELDDLLDARGYQDFIVQEGEAD, encoded by the coding sequence ATGAAAGTATTCCCTGATGATTTCTATTACAGCCGGGAGCACCTCTGGGTTCGCATCGAGGGGGATCTGGCAACCATAGGGATCACCGACTACGCGCAGGAGAGGCTTGGTGAAGTACACGCCATTGAACTGCCGGATCCGGAGGATGAGGTGGAACGCGATGAGCCCTTCGGTTCCATCGAGGCGGTTAAAGGCGTGGTGGAACTGATTTCTCCCGTGACCGGTGATGTCGTACATGTCAACGAAGATCTGACCGATGATATCGGGATCATCAACAGCGACGCCCATGATACGGGATGGATGATCGTTGTCGCCATGAAAGATCTCGATGAACTGGACGATCTCCTGGACGCAAGGGGATATCAGGACTTTATTGTTCAGGAAGGGGAGGCGGACTGA